In Gossypium hirsutum isolate 1008001.06 chromosome D06, Gossypium_hirsutum_v2.1, whole genome shotgun sequence, one genomic interval encodes:
- the LOC107903360 gene encoding putative disease resistance RPP13-like protein 1: MDALSVVGGALLTATFEWLFAKLDSTQLLSFAKQNQVGLELKKWRNLLLKIQAVLEEAEMKQITSPLVKIWVSEVRVLAFDMEDILDEFPLLFDEARTNNSSNMFRAWFAGTRRSHSMLDYGISSKIKDVTDRLQCISSQINGLSLNLTKIAGGDMSKSGRLQEKRLTTSLIGDHVCGRETEKEDILQWLLKGDENGVSVMPIVGMGGMGKTTLAQLVYNDERVADRFAIKAWVCVSEQLDLMMVTRIILEKVLSNSYECSSDLDSLQVRLTEELSGKKFLFVLDDVWSESYHQWDLLRRPFKAGAPGSKIIVTTRHCKVASMVGNVAAYHLHALPYDDCLSLFAQHALGKRDFSAHPSVEEIGRGIVRRCKGLPLAVKTLGGLLHGKQTCDEWNDILTSKLWNLPNEGNDILPALRLSYQHLPSRLKQCFAYCAIFPKGYEFDKDELVFLWMAEGLLLQQPKGMEQMEDLGHKYILDLLSRSFFERASNKESRFVMHDLINDLAQFVAGETCYSFTDKFKHVNISNASFEKFRYLSFTKQNFDTSQRFKMSRHMMSLRTFLSFSPFSHSFRSFLSKSVLHDFLPKLRYLRSLSLCDYNIKKLPESIGELKHLRYLNLSRCVIKCLPESITTLFYLQTLILNRCYKLCWLPATVGNLMDLRHLDITHTKALNEMPSGIGKLRNLLTLPKFVVGEVDGLRLGELNGLSHLRDQLSILQLHNVLDIQDARHANLNEKKGLQELKLEWSCDFHHSRNETREMEVLSWLKPHQNLQKLTIKFYGAKEFPSWVGDPLFSKVKHLELYHCPRITSLPSLGQLLSLKTLIVKGMVAVKTVGFEFYGCGSSSIEAFPSLKILRFEDMLVWEDWSSSLVGIELKRVRQFERLHELQIYNCPKLVSKLPTNLPSLIKLEICKCPQLTYSFVSLPSLRNLNLEECNEMIFRSMVHLKCLRTLKITNISHLACLPNTFKQDMIALEDVRIEECTELTSLWEDRSNTDNLVCLNRIVIKKCPMFDPLAREAHQLVPSHNLEALELLGCNNLRRLPNELFNISCLRILRIIGCKELKSLDGIMKIDGGNNGNIMHLEKLEIIHCPSLKYFPSGKLPPTLKKLVIKDCELLQALPQGIMSNGDDDDDGILHLEEVTVGNCPSLESFPRGRFPPSLKTLLIEDCELLQALPEGLMCDNDNTLHLEGLRMQGLPSLMFFPNGQLPKTLKNLIVFNCRRLDLFPDRMLQNSKALETIEISHCTNLKALPLDCFNSLTRLSTLVISGCHGLESFPESQLLMPNLKFLRINRCKNLKSLPQAMYKLKSLKELKVKSCPNILVIPDGGLPLNLSLLFIDCENLKQPMSEWGLDRLINLHHLWIHWICPPENVLPSSLIELYIRNVADLKALPQKLLKNLSSLQVLDISRCYQLQTLPKEGLPPSLGSLRIDECPVLQHWCLENKDSRRLIVHIPCLWIG, encoded by the coding sequence ATGGATGCTTTGTCTGTCGTTGGAGGTGCACTTTTAACAGCTACATTTGAATGGTTGTTCGCAAAGTTGGATTCTACACAATTATTAAGCTTTGCTAAACAGAATCAAGTTGGCTTGGAGCTTAAGAAATGGAGGAATTTGTTGTTGAAAATCCAAGCAGTACTCGAGGAAGCAGAAATGAAGCAAATAACCAGTCCCTTGGTGAAAATCTGGGTTTCTGAGGTTAGAGTTTTGGCTTTTGATATGGAAGATATTTTGGATGAATTCCCATTACTGTTTGACGAAGCTCGAACAAACAATTCATCGAACATGTTCCGTGCATGGTTTGCTGGTACAAGACGAAGCCATTCCATGCTGGATTATGGAATAAGTAGCAAGATAAAGGATGTTACTGATAGATTACAGTGCATTTCATCGCAGATCAATGGTCTCAGCTTGAATTTGACAAAGATAGCTGGAGGAGACATGTCCAAATCCGGCAGGTTACAAGAGAAAAGACTAACTACTTCTTTGATTGGAGATCATGTGTGTGGTAGGGAAACTGAAAAAGAAGATATTCTTCAATGGCTGCTGAAGGGTGATGAAAATGGAGTATCTGTAATGCCTATAGTTGGTATGGGAGGAATGGGCAAGACCACATTGGCTCAACTTGTTTATAATGACGAAAGGGTTGCCGATCGTTTTGCCATCAAAGCTTGGGTTTGTGTTTCGGAACAGCTTGATCTTATGATGGTGACAAGAATAATACTGGAGAAAGTTTTGTCGAATTCGTATGAATGTTCGAGTGATCTAGATTCACTTCAAGTAAGGTTGACAGAGGAGTTATCAGGGAAgaagtttttatttgttttggatGATGTTTGGAGTGAAAGTTACCATCAATGGGATCTCCTAAGAAGACCCTTCAAAGCAGGGGCACCTGGAAGCAAAATAATAGTCACTACTCGCCATTGCAAGGTCGCATCGATGGTGGGAAATGTTGCGGCTTATCATCTGCACGCATTACCATATGATGACTGCTTGTCATTGTTTGCTCAACATGCATTAGGAAAGAGAGATTTCAGTGCACATCCGAGTGTTGAAGAAATCGGACGAGGAATTGTAAGAAGGTGTAAAGGATTACCTTTGGCCGTGAAAACCCTTGGAGGACTTCTGCATGGTAAGCAAACTTGCGATGAATGGAATGACATATTGACTAGCAAGCTATGGAATTTACCAAATGAAGGGAATGACATTCTTCCAGCTCTAAGATTGAGCTATCAACATCTCCCGTCTCGTTTGAAACAATGCTTTGCTTATTGTGCGATATTTCCCAAAGGCTATGAATTCGACAAGGATGAATTAGTTTTCCTGTGGATGGCAGAGGGGCTTCTTCTGCAGCAGCCAAAAGGAATGGAGCAAATGGAAGACTTAGGCCACAAATATATCCTCGATTTGTTATCAAGATCGTTTTTCGAAAGGGCCAGTAACAAGGAATCCCGGTTTGTGATGCATGATCTTATCAACGACTTAGCTCAATTTGTTGCAGGAGAAACTTGCTACAGTTTTACAGATAAGTTCAAGCATGTCAATATATCAAATGCAAGCTTTGAAAAGTTCCGTTACTTGTCTTTTACTAAGCAGAACTTCGACACTTCTCAAAGATTCAAAATGTCTCGCCACATGATGAGCTTGAGAACATTCCTATCGTTTTCTCCATTCTCGCATTCCTTTCGCAGCTTTTTATCTAAAAGTGTGCTCCATGATTTTCTGCCAAAATTGAGATATTTGAGGTCATTATCCCTTTGTGACTATAACATCAAGAAGTTACCAGAATCAATAGGGGAATTGAAGCATTTGAGATATCTCAATTTATCTCGTTGCGTGATAAAATGTTTACCGGAGTCTATAACAACCCTTTTCTACCTGCAAACATTGATCTTAAACAGGTGCTATAAGCTCTGCTGGTTGCCTGCAACTGTTGGGAATCTAATGGATCTTCGGCATCTCGATATCACACACACGAAGGCTTTAAACGAGATGCCATCAGGGATAGGTAAACTGAGAAATCTGTTGACATTGCCTAAATTTGTTGTGGGGGAAGTTGATGGATTGAGACTAGGAGAATTGAATGGCCTATCACATCTTAGAGACCAGTTATCTATTTTGCAGTTGCATAATGTGTTGGATATACAAGATGCAAGGCATGCTAATCTAAATGAAAAGAAGGGCCTCCAGGAATTGAAGCTAGAATGGAGTTGTGATTTTCATCACTCGAGAAACGAGACACGTGAGATGGAAGTTCTTAGCTGGTTAAAACCTCATCAAAACCTGCAAAAGTTAACGATTAAGTTCTATGGAGCTAAAGAATTCCCTTCATGGGTAGGTGATCCGTTGTTTTCTAAAGTAAAACACTTGGAGCTTTATCATTGTCCAAGAATCACTTCCCTACCGTCGCTTGGACAACTCTTGTCATTGAAAACATTGATCGTAAAAGGCATGGTTGCAGTAAAAACAGTGGGCTTTGAGTTTTACGGCTGTGGTTCTTCTTCGATTGAGGCTTTTCCATCACTAAAGATTCTAAGATTTGAAGATATGTTAGTTTGGGAAGACTGGTCTTCTTCACTTGTTGGCATTGAACTTAAAAGGGTTCGGCAATTCGAACGACTTCATGAACTCCAAATTTACAATTGTCCTAAGTTGGTATCCAAATTGCCAACCAATCTTCCATCACTCATAAAACTTGAGATCTGCAAATGCCCACAGTTAACATATTCATTTGTAAGTCTTCCATCTCTTAGAAACCTGAATTTGGAGGAGTGTAACGAGATGATTTTCCGAAGCATGGTTCATCTCAAGTGTCTTAGGACATTGAAAATTACCAACATTTCTCATCTTGCTTGTTTGCCAAACACGTTCAAACAAGACATGATAGCACTTGAAGATGTGAGGATCGAAGAATGCACTGAACTGACATCTTTGTGGGAGGATAGAAGCAATACAGACAACCTTGTTTGCCTTAACCGTATTGTGATAAAAAAGTGTCCCATGTTTGATCCCTTGGCAAGGGAAGCTCATCAACTTGTTCCATCACACAATCTCGAAGCTTTGGAGTTACTTGGTTGCAACAACCTTAGAAGGCTACCTAATGAGTTATTTAACATCTCATGTCTAAGAATATTGAGAATAATAGGGTGCAAAGAGCTCAAATCATTGGATGGGATTATGAAGATAGATGGTGGAAACAATGGCAACATCATGCATCTCGAAAAGTTGGAGATAATACATTGCCCATCTCTCAAATATTTTCCAAGTGGAAAATTACCACCTACTCTCAAGAAGTTAGTCATCAAAGATTGCGAGCTCCTTCAAGCTCTACCCCAAGGAATAATGTCtaatggtgatgatgatgatgatggcaTCCTGCATCTTGAAGAGGTAACCGTTGGAAACTGCCCTTCTCTCGAATCCTTCCCAAGAGGCAGATTTCCTCCATCGCTCAAGACGTTGCTTATCGAAGATTGTGAGCTCCTTCAAGCTTTACCAGAGGGATTGATGTGCGACAACGACAATACATTGCATTTGGAGGGTCTTAGAATGCAAGGACTTCCATCTTTGATGTTCTTCCCAAATGGACAACTTCCGAAAACCCTTAAGAATCTCATTGTGTTCAATTGTAGAAGATTAGACTTATTTCCAGACAGGATGTTGCAAAATAGCAAGGCACTTGAAACCATTGAAATTTCACATTGTACCAATCTAAAGGCCTTGCCTCTTGACTGCTTCAACAGCTTAACTCGCTTGAGTACATTGGTAATAAGCGGTTGCCACGGTTTAGAATCCTTTCCAGAATCTCAACTGTTAATGCCTAATCTCAAGTTTCTAAGGATAAACAGATGTAAGAATCTTAAGTCCCTTCCGCAAGCAATGTACAAGCTCAAGTCACTTAAAGAGCTGAAAGTAAAGAGTTGTCCAAATATCTTGGTCATTCCTGATGGTGGTTTGCCTCTGAATCTATCACTTCTTTTCATTGATTGTGAGAACCTGAAACAACCGATGTCCGAATGGGGCTTAGACAGGCTTATCAATCTTCACCATTTATGGATCCATTGGATATGTCCTCCAGAGAATGTTCTTCCTTCTTCATTGATTGAGCTTTACATTAGAAATGTAGCTGATCTAAAAGCTTTACCTCAAAAGCTCTTGAAAAACCTGTCATCTCTTCAAGTCTTGGACATTTCTCGTTGCTATCAACTTCAGACATTGCCGAAAGAAGGCCTGCCTCCTTCACTTGGATCACTCAGGATTGATGAGTGTCCAGTTTTACAACATTGGTGCTTGGAGAACAAAGACTCTCGGCGTTTGATAGTGCACATTCCGTGCCTTTGGATAGGTTAA